TACAGCAAGATCTTTCAACCCAAGAGTTCAGCATGTGGATAAGACCACTTAAAGTCTCTGATGATGGTCAAGCGGTAACCTTGCTGGCACCTAATCGCTTCGTTTTGGATTGGGTTCGCGATAAGTACCACGGTAGGATCACACATTTGTTTGCGGAGTTCTGTGGCTCTGATGCACCTATTCTACTGTTGGATGTGACGGGCAGGGCGCCAGTTATCAATCAGTTTAGCAATAATGTAAAACCTAATTCTGAAGTGAGTCCAGCCCAAGACAATTATAATAATTCAAATGTAAGTTTGCCCAGTAATGCAGCTTTCGATTCTAGCAGTCGTCATGGTGGACAAGGGGTATCTATTCCTAACCAGCAGACCCATAAAAGTAATATCAATGTTAATTATCAGTTCGATAATTTTGTTGAGGGTAAATCTAACCAGTTGGCTAGAGCTGCTGCAACCCAAGTTGCCGATAACCCCGGTGGTGCGTATAACCCGTTATTTATTTACGGTGGCACAGGTTTAGGTAAAACTCACTTACTCCATGCGGTTGGAAATGGCATTATTGCTCGTAAAAAGAATGCTACTGTCGTATACATGCACTCTGAACGTTTTGTTCAAGATATGGTAAAAGCCCTGCAAAATAATGCGATTGAATCATTCAAACGCTATTACCGTTCTGTCGATGCGCTATTAATAGATGACATTCAGTTTTTCGCTAATAAAGAGCGTTCTCAAGAAGAATTCTTTCATACCTTTAATGCCTTACTTGAAGGTAATCAACAGATTATCCTAACTTCCGATAGGTATCCAAAGGAAATTGATGGAGTTGAGGATCGTCTTAAATCCCGTTTCGGTTGGGGTCTCACCATTGCCATCGAACCGCCAGAATTAGAAACACGAGTGGCTATTCTTAATCGCAAAGCCCTTGAAAACAAAATACATTTACCGGATGAGGTGGCGTTTTTTATAGCTAAACGCTTGCGTTCTAATGTTCGTGAATTGGAAGGAGCGCTTAATCGAGTTATCGCCAACGCTAATTTTACTGGCAGACCAATTACTATCGATTTCGTCCGTGAAGCACTGCGTGACCTATTGGCCCTACAAGAAAAACTTGTCACTATCGATAACATTCAGAAAACGGTGGCTGAGTATTACAAAATCAAAATGGCCGATATATTGTCTAAGCGACGCAGTCGAAGTGTAGCTCGCCCCCGTCAAATGGCCATGGCTCTTTCTAAAGAATTAACCAACCATAGTTTGCCTGAAATTGGTGATGCTTTCGGTGGTCGTGATCACACTACGGTATTGCACGCCTGTAAAAAAATAGTGCAGCTAAGAGATGAAAGTCATGATATAAAAGAAGACTATCAAAACTTAATTCGCACCTTATCTTCTTAAAAATAATAACGAGTTACTAAATGAAATTCACCATTAGCCGGGAAAACTTTCTTCAACCTCTTCAATTAGTGTCTGGCGCGGTTGAGAGACGCCATACATTACCAATCCTATCCAATGTTCTAATTAAAGTGAGTGAGAGTTCACTTTGGTTAACTGGTACGGATTTAGAAGTCGAGCTTATTTCAAATGTCACTTTAACCGGTGAATTTCAGGAGGGTGAAATCACCGTTCCAGCCAAAAAATTGTTTGATATTTGTAAAGGTCTAGCAGATGGCAGCGAAATCAAGTTTGAGGTTGACGGTAATAAAGCAATTATTCGTTCCGGTCGCAGTCGTTATTCTTTATCAACTCTTTCCGCCTCTGATTACCCTAATTTAGAAGATTGGGAAGGGGAAACTGAATTTGAGATTTCACGTGCTAATCTAAAGCATTTAATCGATAGCACTCAATTCTCAATGGCTCAACAAGACGTACGATATTATCTCAATGGTATGAGTTTAGAAACGGAAGAACATACAATACGTACCGTGGCAACTGATGGTCACCGGCTAGCTCTTTGTCGTATGGAATATAAAGACGCTGTGTTGCCAACGCGTCAAGTTATTATTCCTCGTAAAGGCGTCCTCGAAATTACGCGGCTTATCGAATCCGATGATAAATTGGTGAAAATTCAACTTGGATCTAATCATATCCGTATTTTTTCAACTGATTTTATTTTTACCAGTAAGTTAGTTGATGGACGCTTTCCTGATTATCGTCGCGTGTTACCAAAAGATGGCGATAAGATAATAGAAGCTAGTAAAGACCTTCTTAAAAATGCCTTTTCTAGGGCTGCTATTTTGTCTAACGAAAAGTTTAGAGGTGTACGTTTAAACCTATCAAATAATGAATTAAAAATTACTGCTAACAATCCTGAACAAGAAGAAGCTGAAGAGATTGTTGATATAAATTTTGAAGGCGGTGACTTAGAAATCGGCTTTAATGTTGCGTATCTAATTGATGTATTCAATTCATTGGCTTCTGAAAATGTGAAGATTACATTAGCTGATTCTAACAGTAGTGCATTGATAGAAGATGCTGCTGATGACTCTGCCCTTTACGTTATTATGCCAATGAGATTATAGCGTTCAATTTGTAGGATATATTTTTTTATGAAGCTGGACACAGTCCAGATCCAACATTTCCGTAATCTTGTTAATGTTGATATCAAACCTTCTCCATCTGTTAATTTTGTATTCGGTCAAAACGGTAGTGGTAAGTCTTCTTTTTTAGAAGCTCTCCACTACCTAGGTTTTGGTCGCTCCTTTCGTACCTTAAAACATAGAAACGTTATTCAAAGTGAACAAGATAGGTTTAGTATATTTTGTGTCTCTTCTGACGAAACCAAATCTCTTCGCTTAGGCATGTCGCGAAGTATTGATGACTCTCTGCTGGTTAGCGTTAATGGCAACAAATCAAATCGTATGTCTGAATTGGTTAGCCATATTCCCATTCAAATATTCACTCCTCAAAGTTCTGATTTGATAATAGGGTCACCTTCATTACGTCGACGATTTCTAGATTGGGGATTGTTTCACGTGGAACATTCCTTTGCCCAGGCGTCACAAAATTATCAAAAATTACTGAAAAACAAGAATGCATTACTACGTAAGTATGCTTCCCAACGTGATAACAGTTACGACGACCAGATGAGATTCTGGGACAAGCAAATTGTAAAAGAAGGGGATATCATCACTAAGATGAGAAAAGACTATTTAAACGCCATTCTGGGCCATTTAAATAGCAATTTATTGCATTTTCTACCTGAGTTTTCTGTCGAAATCTCGTATCATAGGGGATGGGAAAAGGATGTGACTTTAGAGCAGTCCATCTTCAAAAAATTCGACAAAGATAGCCGTAATGGATATCTAAGTGTCGGACCTCATAAAGCTGACCTTAAGATTAAAACGCGAGGTGTTGATGTATCAGAAGTGTTATCAAGGGGTCAGTTAAGAATGTTGGTTGCTGCATTGCAGCTTGCGCAAATTCAATATCTATGTGAGCAGACGCAAAAAGCATGTGTTTTTCTGTTAGATGATATTGGTGCGGAACTGGATGAACAAAAGCGAGAACTGTTTATTGATAAGTTGGTTGAAAGTAATACCCAGCTTTTTATTACAGCAATTGAAAAAAACCAGTTGCTGTTTATGGATAAATATAAAAACAAGAAAATGTTCCACGTGGAACATGGCGTAATGAGTGAGGAGAATTAATCAAATGTCAGAAGAGAATATTTACGATTCCTCGAGTATCAAAGTACTCAAAGGTCTAGATGCAGTTAGAAAAAGACCTGGAATGTACATTGGTGATACTGACGACGGAACTGGCCTTCATCACATGGTGTTCGAGGTTGTTGATAACTCGATCGATGAGGCACTTGCAGGACATTGTTCCGAAATAAATGTGAAGATTCATACTGACGGTTCAGTATCTGTTAGTGATGACGGTCGTGGAATTCCTACCGAATTACATCCAGAAGAAGGTGTGTCGGCAGCTGAAGTTATCATGACAGTATTGCACGCAGGTGGAAAGTTTGATGACAACTCATACAAGGTTTCTGGTGGATTACATGGTGTAGGTATATCAGTAGTTAATGCACTATCTAAGAAACTTCAACTGAAAATACGCCGTGGTGGAAAAGCTTACGAACAAGAATATGTGCATGGAGTACCGCAAGAACCACTTAAAGCTGTTGGCGAGTCAGATTTAACTGGAACCACAATACGATTTTGGCCAAGTGAAGGTACTTTTACCAACGTAGAATATCACTACGATATTTTGGCAAAAAGGTTACGGGAATTGAGTTTCTTAAACTCGGGTGTTTCTATCGTGTTGAGCGATGACCGTGACGGCAAGAAAGATAACTTTAAATATGAAGGTGGTATTAAAGCCTTTGTAGAATATTTGAATCGGGCCAAGACCGCTGTTCATTCCAAAATATTTAGTTTCCAAACAGAAAGGGACGATGGTATTTCTGTGGAAGTAGCGATGCAATGGAATGACAGTTTCAATGAGAATGTTTTCTGTTTCACCAATAACATTCCACAACGGGATGGTGGTAGTCACTTAGCAGGGTTCCGCGCAGCCTTGACCCGTACTCTGAACAACTACATGGAAAAAGAAGGCTTAAACAAGAAGGCTAAAACCAATGCCAGCGGTGATGATGCCCGTGAAGGTTTGACAGCTGTTGTTTCCGTGAAAGTACCTGATCCAAAGTTTTCATCTCAAACAAAAGACAAGCTCGTTTCTTCAGAAGTGAAGCCTGCGGTTGAAACTGCTATGGGTGAAGCGCTAACAGACTTCCTTTTAGAGAATCCTGCTGAAAGTAAAATTATCGTTGGTAAGATAATCGATGCAGCAAGAGCTAGAGAAGCTGCCCGTAAAGCTAGAGAAATGACTCGCCGTAAAGGTGCGTTAGATTTAGCTGGTTTACCAGGCAAACTTGCAGATTGTCAGGAAAAAGACCCTGCCATGTCTGAACTCTACATAGTGGAAGGAGACTCTGCTGGCGGTTCCGCTAAGCAGGGAAGAAACCGGAAAAACCAAGCGATTTTACCACTCAAAGGTAAAATACTTAACGTAGAAAAAGCACGTTTTGACAAGATGCTATCGTCTCAAGAAGTCGCTACCCTGATTACTGCATTGGGTTGTGGCATAGGTCGCGATGAATATAACCCTGAGAAATTACGTTATCACAAAATTATTATCATGACCGATGCTGATGTTGATGGAAGTCACATTCGTACTTTGTTGCTAACTTTCTTCTATCGCCAAATGCCAGAAATTATTGAACGTGGATATATTTACATTGCTCAACCACCTTTGTACAAAACTAAGAAGGGTAAGCAAGAGCAGTATTTGAAAGATGATGAAGCACTAACTGCGTACCTTACAGCTATTGCATTAGACAGCGCGTCAATCCATGTTAATGCAGATGCCCCTGGCATTACTGGGGTTTCATTAGAGAATTTAGTTAATCAATACCACCTTGCGGTAAAAATGATTAATAGAATCAGTCGTCTCTATCCAAAAGTACTGGTAAACCAACTGATATATAGTGACATTCTAGAAAGAACGGATCTTAATGATAAGGCAAAACTAGAAGCATTCGGTAATACTTATATTGCTTCTTTAACGGAAGATGAATCAGATGGTGCTACCTACAGCTTTACCGTTGAAGAAGATATTGAGAAGAGCTGTTTTTATATTGCCATAATCCTTAGGCAGCATGGAATTGATACTATCTATCGCTTCGACCATGATTTTGTGGATTCTACTGAATACACCAAAATTAAAGAGCTTAACAAAGCAATTAACGGCATCATGGAAGAAGGTGCTTATGTTAAACGCGGCGATAAAACTAAGAATGTCACTGACTTTGTGAGTGCTCTAGAATGGTTAATGGCAGAATCTAAACGCGGCCAATACATCCAGCGCTACAAAGGGCTAGGGGAGATGAACCCTAGTCAATTATGGGAAACCACCATGGATCCTGCAAATCGTCGGATGCTGCAAGTTAAAGTTGAAGATGCGGTTGGTGCAGATTTACTCTTTACTACACTAATGGGTGACCAAGTTGAGCCAAGGAGAGCATTTATTGAAGAAAATGCGCTTCGAGTAGCAAACCTAGATGTATAGGTAAGGCCAAAGTGTGGGTTCTCATAATCTTTCGAAAAGATTCTAATTAGGAACCCATAAATTCTCATAATTCATGAAGTGATAGAACAGGCGGTTATAATAACCGCCTTTTTTATACCTGTAACTAATGTAGCGAATAACACTAAGTTAAAACCACAAGCGAGGGATAGAACTGAATCATAAAGATAAAACGTGTATGGAATCTAGTAAAAGGTAAACAGTACCTAAGTTTTAGCAGGAACTTTAGCTGTATGTTTAAAAAACGTTTTCCGCAATTTTAATATTATCATTCCAAACTCATGCTCAACCCATGCTAGTTTTGACAGGTAAATGAACAAATGGCTCCTGTAGCCATCCTGTTGTGATTTTAATGGATAACTTAGCCAAGTGCATTGCTATGTAAGTAAGAATGCCTCTTGATGAGTTGTATAGCCTGTCAAAAAACGCCAAAAAGCAATATTTTGCATCAATACATATCAATAAATACCCAAAATTGTTTACCTGCATTAATCGAGAAGTATAAAAATTACCTGCACTCATTTAATGCTTGTTATAGGTGGGACCATTCAATTTGATTGCATAGCTTGCAACTTTATTGAGTGCTGAACTCATCTATAAAGGGGATAGAGGTAAGAATATGTAGCATTACCAAAAAAGGAGTTGTTATATTCTTCAAGCGGAAATAAAAAAAGCGGGTCCAAAATGGTTCCCGCTTTTTTGCACTGTAATGTAACAATTTTAGATTAAGATTTTTCTACATAGACGGTCGGCGAATCGACATCTGCAAAGTTTATGAAAAAATCATACTCGGCTGTCTCATCAGGGGTAAATTGAAAATTGCCGCCAGGGTCTTCGCAGGAAGCCATCGCTTTCTTACCTAAGAATAAAACTTTACCTTGAGTGCCTTTCGGGCTGCCGCAATCGTAACCAGGGGCGAAGTTAGAATCGGCAAACTTAAAGTCATAAGGTTGACCATCTGCAATCAACTTGACACTCGACTTGTAGAGCCTTCCTTCAACTAATTTCAAGCGATAATTTTCGTCTGCTTCCCACCAAGTGAAAACGCCACGTAAATAAAAGCTTTGGTAGTCTTTTTCGAGGATTTGCTCAACAAAAGTGCTGCTACAGCCTGATAAAAATGCACCAAGCATAATGAATAACGCAATTTTCTTCTGCATATGTGTATTCTCTTACCTTTAATTAATCGTGTCTAAGGAGTGAAATATCAGCACACTGCAAAAATAATTCACGTAATTTTAGTAACAGTGCCAGGCGATTTTGTTTTATAGCATTATCTTCTGCCATGACCATCACGCCGTCAAAAAAGGCGTCAATACTATCGCCAAGGGTAGATAACCCTTCTAAAACAGCAACATAATCACCTTTACTTAATAGTGGCTGAACATCTTTGCTTATCTGCTCGATCTCTTTAGCGAGTTGCTGCTCTTGAGGCTCAACCAGCAGAGATGGATTAACCATATAATCATTGGATACTTGATTTTTATCAAGAATATTTGCTACTCGTTTATTCGCAGCTGCTAAGGCCTTTGCTGAAGATAAACTCTTAAAACGAGTAACACCGTTAATTCTGGCAGCAAAATCTGCTGGAGAAGTAGGGCGACGAGCAAGTACTGCTTGTATGACATCTATATCAACGCCTTGTTCCTGATACCAAGTTCTAAATCGACCCAATACAAAATCAATCACCTGATCACAAACATCATTCTGATTGAGTTTATCTGCCAACAATTGATAGGCGTCAGACACCATATCAACTAAATCAAGTGCTAGGTTTTTTTCTACCGTTATACGCAATACACCAATGGCGGCGCGGCGTAAGGCAAAAGGATCTTTATCACCTTTTGGCAACTGACCTATGCCGAATATCCCGACTAAGGTATCTAGCTTGTCAGCCAAAGCAACGGCGCAGCTAACACCAGACTGAGGAAGCGCATCGCCAGCAAACCGTGGCATATATTGCTCGTTTAACGCATTAGCTACTTCAATATCTTCGCCATCGTGGGTAGCATAGTGCATGCCCATAATGCCTTGAACATCGGGAAATTCCATGACCATTTCGGTCATTAAATCAGTTTTAGATAACAAACCTGCTCGAGCAGCGTGCTCAGCATTCGCATCAATACGCTGGGCAATTTTGCTAGCTAAATGGGAAATTCGACGAGATTTATCTGCCAAGGTACCAAGCTGCTTTTGAAACAATACACTTTCTAAGCTTTCTAGGCGTGATTCTAGCGTACGCTTTTTGTCAGTCTCGAAAAAGAAACGGGCATCTGCCAAGCGAGGTCGAATAACCTTTTCGTTCCCACTGATCACTTGAATGGGATCTTTACTTTGAATATTAGATATAAACAAGAATCGAGATTTTAACCCGCCATTAGCATTTAACATTGGGAAATATTTCTGATCCCCTTTCATTGTATAGATGAGCGCCTCTTTAGGCACTTGCAAAAATTCATCTTCAAAGTTGGCCACTAGGGCAACAGGCCATTCAACCAACGCTGTAACTTCATCCAACAAATCTTGTTCTAGTTCAACTACAGCATTTTCTTCTGCGGCCTTTTGTTGCAGTTGCTGTTTGATAGATGCTTGTCGAGCTGCGTAATCGGCTATAACGAAATGCTTATTTAAGCTTTCTAAGTAATTATCTGCGTGGTCGAGCTCAAAGGTTTTTTCACCATGAAAGCGATGACCTTGGATAGTTCGTGCAGAGGGTAAATCTAGTACATTGGCAGCAATTAATTCATCGCCATAGAGTACGGTAAAGGTGTGTACGGGGCGGATAAATTGAGTGCGCTTGCTTCCCCAACGCATCGCTTTAGGGATAGGGAGCTTCTTCAGTGAGCTTTCAATCATGTCACTAAGCAGCACTTGGATCGTTTCACCAGTCACGCTGGCTACATGCATAAGCCACTCACCTTTATCGGTCTTAAGTCGTTGTGCTTGGGCAACTTCAATACCGTTAGACCTAGCCCAACCCTGAGCGGCTTTGGTTGGATTACCATCAGCATCGAAAGCGGCACTGCTTGCAGGGCCTCTTTTTTCAACATTTTTGTCTGGTTGTTTTTCCGCTAACTGTTCTACAGCAACCGCAAGGCGACGAGGAGATGCAAACCACTTAACGTTGGTATACTTTAGGTCTGCATCTTGAAGGGCTTGTGACATATTATCTGCAAACGCTTGGGCTAATGTTTTTAATGCCTTTGGAGGAAGCTCTTCGGTGCCAAGTTCAATTAATAAATTCTCTTTACGCATCGTTATTTCCTCCTTTCTTTAACTCGCTAGACTTGCACATGGGGAAGCCTAAAGCTTCTCTGCTCTGATAATAGGTTTCCGCTACCGCTTTGGACAATGCTCTAACGCGCAAAATATAACGCTGACGCTCGGTGACGGATATAGCATGGCGGGCATCTAACATATTGAACGCATGAGAAGCTTTCATAACTTGCTCATAGGCCGGCAGGGGCAGACCCGCTTCTATCATTCGCTGGCTATCTTTTTCGCATTGTTCAAATGTCGCAAATAAAGCTGTCACATCAGCATGTTCGAAGTTATATGCTGATTGTTCTACTTCATTTTGATGGAACACATCTCCATAGGTTACTTTGCCCATAGGTCCGTCAGTCCAAACCAGATCATAAATGCTGTCAACGCCTTGAATATACATGGCTAATCTTTCCAGACCATAGGTGATTTCACCAGTGACAGGTGAGCACTCTAAGCCTCCAACTTGCTGGAAGTAGGTAAATTGTGTGACTTCCATGCCATTTAACCATACTTCCCAACCAAGGCCCCATGCGCCAAGGGTAGGGGATTCCCAATTGTCTTCGACAAAGCGGATATCATGAACCAGTGGATCAAAACCTAATTCACGTAAGGAATCCAAATACAACTCTTGGATATTGTCTGGGGAGGGTTTAAGCATGACTTGGAATTGGTAATAGTGCTGTAGACGATTAGGATTCTCTCCATATCGGCCATCGGTAGGTCTTCTACATGGCTGCACATAAGCACTACTGATGGGCTCAGGCCCTAATGAGCGCAAAAACGTCATAGGATGAAAGGTGCCAGCACCTACTTCCATATCTAAAGGTTGGATAATTACACAACCTTGGCGAGCCCAATAATCCTGTAAACCCAGAATTAGCCCCTGAAATGTCTTAATATCAAACTTTTGCATGTACTATCACTATACAATTAGGTTATTTTAAAAAATGCACGCAAGTATACCTGCTGTCGTGCATCGAATGTAGGTTAAAAAATGATTTATTCTGACAAAAGGCTATTTGTTTGGGAGCCCTTATGCAATTAACACGCTGTGGTTGGGTAAGTAATGACCCCATTTACCAACAATACCATGATCAGGTGTGGGGTAGACCGGTTAAAGACAGTCAGACGTTATTTGCTAAATTATGCCTCGATGGTCAGCAAGCTGGTTTGAGTTGGATAACCATCTTAAAAAAACAGCAAAACTATGAAAAAGCGTTTTTTAATTTTGACCCAGAAAAAATTATTAAGTTAAATCAAGAGGATGTCGAGCGACTCATGCTGAATTCCGGCATAGTGCGCAACCGATTAAAAATTAACTCTATCATTAAGAACGCAAATGCCTATCTAAAAATGGCCGAAAATGGAGAGGACTTTAGCCAATTTATCTGGAGTTTTGTCGATCACAAACCCACTATAAATACTTGGCAAAGTTTAAATCAAGTACCTACTTCTACAAGCGAATCCGATGCGATGGCAAAAGCGCTAAAAAAACGTGGTTTTAATTTTGTTGGCTCAACAATTTGTTACGCTTTCATGCAAGCAGTTGGCTTGGTAAATGACCATACCATTGACTGTCATTGCTACCCATCAGATCTTGAACTCTAGTTGCCTGATTAGCGCCACTTCTTTCAAAATCCCTGCTTCGAGCTGTGCTTCTTGTTCTTCTCTAATTTTATCTTGTTCTTTGCGTTCTTGGTTGTTTTGAAATTTACGTTGTTGGTGGGTAGGTAAGTGCCGTACATGGGTAAATAGCTCAAACAACTGAGGATAATCTCTTTCACAATTCGGTGGCGATTCTACAGGAATACAATCAAGTAAATTAACTAACCGGATCGCCCCTTCAGACAAATTACATTGCTGCTGCTCAACGGCGAGTGCTATGGTCTGGATACTCTCCATAATGCGCAGTACTCTGGCTCGTCTTGCTTCGAGTTGCCGCTGTTTTTGCTGCTTCAGTTGAAATAATAACTTCCCAGCATAGAATGCTAATCCTGCCAAAAACACTAGACATAGCCCGACAACTAAATATTCAACACCAGACAAAATAGACCTCTTACTTAAACTTATTAATGTCTATAGACTCAAAACGATTTAAAAGATCGTCTTCTTGACTATCTTTATTGTCTGTTTCTACTTCAGCTTCATTTTCTTCGTCACCTATGCCGAGCAATTCGCATAACACTTTATGCCTAGCCAATTGAGTTTCGACATAGCGGTTATCTTCATTTGATAGCACTGCACCTTCATCTAATTGATCAAGTAAATCAGACAACCTAGTATTTTCTTCTAGGGCTTTTAGCTCTTGAGCAGGTGTGAAGAAGGTTTCTTTCGAAATAACCGGTTTTATGGGCTTGTCTTTTTTAGCTTCAATAACTAATGAGATCGGCTTTTTACTGCCAATACGCGGGTCTTTGTTAGCACCGGTGCCATGTTTCTGTGAATTGAGCTCAACCATGTCCTGGCGACTGCCAGATGGATTGCCTTTACGCTTTTTAGGTTTACCGGTTTGTGTCGCTTTAGGTTTTTTCGGTTCCCAATTTGCTTTAGGTGTACCAATTTGCCCAATTTTGCGAGATTTCTTGATTCTTGCCATGAATATTGCCGTGTAATGAATAAGGTTTAATTTTACCTTAATTTTATGGGGTACACACAGACAAATAACGATGAGCTGAATCTTTTGTGGGCACAAAAGAAAAAAGGCAACAGCAAAACTGTTACCTTTTAGATATTGAGTGTCAGATGACACTTCTCCCGTTATATGTTCATCCTAAACATTTAGCGCTTTCCATTTCAAACCGCTTCTCTTTTTATTAATATTTACGAAGCTTTTATTTTTGTTGTCGGTCATCCTGACACTTTATGGTTAATCCATTTATTCCCAGGTTGGTTAAGTGAACAGCTTATTGGTTTTATTAGTTGCCGTTCTAGCTTCCGTGACAGGCTATCGCCTGCGCTTCCTTTTTTTAATCTGCGCAAAGAATACACCATAAAGTATAATTTACAACTCATTTACATTGTGTTTGCAAAAAAAAATGAACTTTTTGGTCATATTATTGTATTGGGGTAATTTAAATTACCTTAATTAATGAAGTCCACCTAAGTATTTGGATAATACTTCGATATCTTCGTCAGTTAATTTTTTCGCGATATCACGCATCATGCCGTTCAAATCATTGGCTCGGTCACCGCTTTTAAACATCTCTAGTTGGCTTTTCAAATAACCTGTATGTTGACCGCTGATATCAGGAAAACCAGCCAATCCCATACCATTTCCTCTTGGACCGTGGCAGGCAATACAAGCGGTTACGCCTCTATCAACATCCCCACCGCGATATAGCTTCTGGCCTTTTTCGATCACATCTTCTGGCGTCGAACCCGCTGACTGTTCTTGTGATGAAAAGTAGGCTGCTAGATCCTGCATGTCCTGTTCTGAGAGACCCGCTGCCTGAGCGCCCATGATGGGGTTGTTACGTCCTTCTTTACCACCGGTCTCATATGCTAGTTTGAACTCAGCTAACTGTTTAGCTAAATAATTGGCATGTTGACCTGCCAATTTAGGGTTCATCTCAATAGCAGAGTTACCATCGGCTCCATGACATGCGGCACAAGTAAGTGACTTAGCTTTCCCTGCTTCAGCATCACCTTGTGCTAAAACAGTAGTTGAAAACGCAAACGATAAACACAATAACAAACCCAATTTTTTCATAGTGGTTCTCAAAACATCTTTTTGAAATGGTTAATTAATAACGGTATTTTACACATATAATGGCATGATAAAATCATTTCCAGAAGAATTGTGTGGATATTTCATCGTTTTAGCTCAATAAATGCCTATCAATGTTATACTTGCCAGCAAAAATACCGATCAACCTTCCAATGTTAAGAGAGAATGTGTGAGTCACTATAGTCATGCCAAATTTACCAAAAGCGCTCCTGATATCCGACACCTAGAGCAGGATACTGGAGTAGAAGTTGCGTTCGCCGGTCGTTCAAATGCAGGAAAATCAAGTGCGTTAAATCGCCTAACTCGGCAAAAAGGTCTAGCACGAACCAGTAAAACGCCAGGAAGAACTCAATTAATCAATATGTTTGAAATTGACGAAGGCCGTCGGTTGGTTGATTTACCCGGCTACGGTTACGCTAAAGTACCTTTGGATATG
Above is a window of Aliiglaciecola sp. LCG003 DNA encoding:
- the glyS gene encoding glycine--tRNA ligase subunit beta, which produces MRKENLLIELGTEELPPKALKTLAQAFADNMSQALQDADLKYTNVKWFASPRRLAVAVEQLAEKQPDKNVEKRGPASSAAFDADGNPTKAAQGWARSNGIEVAQAQRLKTDKGEWLMHVASVTGETIQVLLSDMIESSLKKLPIPKAMRWGSKRTQFIRPVHTFTVLYGDELIAANVLDLPSARTIQGHRFHGEKTFELDHADNYLESLNKHFVIADYAARQASIKQQLQQKAAEENAVVELEQDLLDEVTALVEWPVALVANFEDEFLQVPKEALIYTMKGDQKYFPMLNANGGLKSRFLFISNIQSKDPIQVISGNEKVIRPRLADARFFFETDKKRTLESRLESLESVLFQKQLGTLADKSRRISHLASKIAQRIDANAEHAARAGLLSKTDLMTEMVMEFPDVQGIMGMHYATHDGEDIEVANALNEQYMPRFAGDALPQSGVSCAVALADKLDTLVGIFGIGQLPKGDKDPFALRRAAIGVLRITVEKNLALDLVDMVSDAYQLLADKLNQNDVCDQVIDFVLGRFRTWYQEQGVDIDVIQAVLARRPTSPADFAARINGVTRFKSLSSAKALAAANKRVANILDKNQVSNDYMVNPSLLVEPQEQQLAKEIEQISKDVQPLLSKGDYVAVLEGLSTLGDSIDAFFDGVMVMAEDNAIKQNRLALLLKLRELFLQCADISLLRHD
- the glyQ gene encoding glycine--tRNA ligase subunit alpha gives rise to the protein MQKFDIKTFQGLILGLQDYWARQGCVIIQPLDMEVGAGTFHPMTFLRSLGPEPISSAYVQPCRRPTDGRYGENPNRLQHYYQFQVMLKPSPDNIQELYLDSLRELGFDPLVHDIRFVEDNWESPTLGAWGLGWEVWLNGMEVTQFTYFQQVGGLECSPVTGEITYGLERLAMYIQGVDSIYDLVWTDGPMGKVTYGDVFHQNEVEQSAYNFEHADVTALFATFEQCEKDSQRMIEAGLPLPAYEQVMKASHAFNMLDARHAISVTERQRYILRVRALSKAVAETYYQSREALGFPMCKSSELKKGGNNDA
- a CDS encoding DNA-3-methyladenine glycosylase I, translated to MQLTRCGWVSNDPIYQQYHDQVWGRPVKDSQTLFAKLCLDGQQAGLSWITILKKQQNYEKAFFNFDPEKIIKLNQEDVERLMLNSGIVRNRLKINSIIKNANAYLKMAENGEDFSQFIWSFVDHKPTINTWQSLNQVPTSTSESDAMAKALKKRGFNFVGSTICYAFMQAVGLVNDHTIDCHCYPSDLEL
- a CDS encoding DUF2489 domain-containing protein, whose protein sequence is MSGVEYLVVGLCLVFLAGLAFYAGKLLFQLKQQKQRQLEARRARVLRIMESIQTIALAVEQQQCNLSEGAIRLVNLLDCIPVESPPNCERDYPQLFELFTHVRHLPTHQQRKFQNNQERKEQDKIREEQEAQLEAGILKEVALIRQLEFKI
- the yihI gene encoding Der GTPase-activating protein YihI; its protein translation is MARIKKSRKIGQIGTPKANWEPKKPKATQTGKPKKRKGNPSGSRQDMVELNSQKHGTGANKDPRIGSKKPISLVIEAKKDKPIKPVISKETFFTPAQELKALEENTRLSDLLDQLDEGAVLSNEDNRYVETQLARHKVLCELLGIGDEENEAEVETDNKDSQEDDLLNRFESIDINKFK
- a CDS encoding c-type cytochrome encodes the protein MKKLGLLLCLSFAFSTTVLAQGDAEAGKAKSLTCAACHGADGNSAIEMNPKLAGQHANYLAKQLAEFKLAYETGGKEGRNNPIMGAQAAGLSEQDMQDLAAYFSSQEQSAGSTPEDVIEKGQKLYRGGDVDRGVTACIACHGPRGNGMGLAGFPDISGQHTGYLKSQLEMFKSGDRANDLNGMMRDIAKKLTDEDIEVLSKYLGGLH